In Polynucleobacter sp. AP-Ainpum-60-G11, one DNA window encodes the following:
- the rpoH gene encoding RNA polymerase sigma factor RpoH, whose amino-acid sequence MVQKKAYKPQLQARQTLPAAQTAAASLAFPMLPSLGVGTLDSYISYVNRVPMLSAAEELHLAQEFRRTENVDAAKTLVLSHLRLVVSVARQYLGYGIPHADLIQEGNIGLMKAVKRYDPNQGARLVSYAIHWIKAEIHEYILKNWRLVKVATTKAQRKLFFNLRSNKPTLAALTPNEVEALAKALDVKGSDVKEMEMRLAGGDVALEGDDSDDESAYAPIQWLADNSQEPTEMMAAAATDALHGPQLDQALMALDERSRNIVQSRWLAMDADGNGTKTLHDLANEYGISAERVRQIETAALKKMRSLLQTEAA is encoded by the coding sequence ATGGTTCAAAAGAAAGCATACAAACCGCAATTGCAAGCAAGGCAAACACTGCCAGCAGCGCAAACTGCTGCGGCTTCGCTCGCCTTTCCGATGTTGCCTTCCCTTGGAGTCGGCACGCTCGATTCTTATATCTCGTACGTGAATCGTGTACCGATGCTCAGTGCTGCAGAGGAACTTCACCTCGCGCAAGAATTTCGTCGCACTGAAAATGTGGATGCTGCGAAAACTTTGGTTCTCTCGCATCTTCGTTTGGTGGTGTCTGTTGCACGCCAATATTTGGGTTATGGCATTCCGCATGCAGACCTTATTCAAGAAGGCAATATCGGCTTGATGAAGGCTGTCAAACGCTATGACCCCAACCAAGGTGCACGCTTAGTCTCTTACGCAATCCATTGGATTAAGGCGGAGATTCATGAGTACATTCTGAAAAATTGGCGCTTAGTTAAAGTTGCGACTACTAAAGCACAACGCAAGCTGTTCTTTAATTTACGCAGCAATAAACCCACTTTAGCCGCCCTTACTCCAAATGAAGTTGAGGCATTGGCCAAGGCACTAGATGTCAAAGGCTCGGACGTTAAAGAAATGGAAATGCGCCTGGCTGGTGGCGATGTTGCTTTAGAGGGTGATGACAGCGATGATGAGTCAGCCTATGCACCAATTCAATGGTTGGCGGATAACAGTCAAGAGCCTACCGAGATGATGGCTGCTGCTGCAACTGATGCCTTGCACGGCCCTCAATTGGATCAAGCACTCATGGCCTTGGATGAGCGTAGCCGCAACATTGTCCAGTCGCGTTGGCTAGCAATGGATGCAGATGGTAATGGCACAAAGACATTGCATGATCTTGCAAATGAATATGGCATTTCTGCAGAGCGTGTTCGCCAAATCGAGACTGCTGCTCTTAAAAAGATGCGCAGCCTCTTGCAAACAGAAGCTGCTTAA
- the cyoE gene encoding heme o synthase — protein sequence MSSPTSSTPVAMPRWRQYWVLTKPRVTQLAVFCAVIGMFLATPGMVPYPVLIGGIVGIWLLAGAAFAMNCLIEQAVDAKMKRTSWRPSATGEVTPFHITIFSIVLGSLGMIILWNFCNPLTMWLTVATFVGYAVIYTWLLKPATPQNIVIGGLSGAMPPALGWAAVTNGLSAEAWLLVLIIFVWTPPHFWALALYRRDDYVQSGLPMLPVTHGERFTLLNILLYTLILIAATLLPYIYGMSGVVYLISAIILGLIFLAYVIALFVSYSDELAKKTFRFSITYLSLLFAALLIDHYFI from the coding sequence ATGAGTAGTCCCACCTCTTCCACTCCTGTGGCGATGCCACGTTGGCGTCAATACTGGGTGCTCACCAAGCCCCGCGTCACTCAGTTGGCAGTGTTCTGTGCAGTCATTGGGATGTTCTTGGCTACCCCGGGCATGGTCCCTTATCCAGTCCTGATTGGTGGCATTGTTGGAATTTGGTTGCTGGCGGGCGCAGCGTTTGCAATGAACTGTTTAATTGAGCAAGCCGTTGATGCCAAGATGAAGCGTACTTCATGGAGACCATCTGCTACTGGTGAGGTAACACCTTTTCACATTACTATTTTTTCGATTGTGCTCGGTAGTTTGGGAATGATCATCTTGTGGAATTTCTGCAATCCATTAACGATGTGGCTGACGGTTGCAACCTTTGTTGGTTACGCAGTGATTTATACCTGGCTGCTGAAACCAGCAACTCCGCAGAACATTGTGATTGGTGGGCTCTCTGGTGCGATGCCACCTGCTCTTGGTTGGGCTGCGGTCACTAATGGCCTCTCTGCAGAAGCTTGGCTCTTAGTACTCATTATTTTTGTTTGGACTCCCCCACATTTTTGGGCCCTGGCTTTGTATCGTCGTGATGATTATGTGCAAAGCGGTTTGCCAATGCTGCCAGTCACGCATGGCGAACGCTTTACCTTACTCAACATCCTTCTCTACACCTTGATATTGATCGCCGCTACTTTGCTGCCATATATTTATGGCATGAGTGGTGTAGTGTATTTAATCTCCGCAATCATTTTGGGCTTAATTTTTCTTGCTTACGTGATTGCCTTATTTGTCTCTTATAGTGATGAATTGGCTAAGAAAACATTCCGCTTTTCAATCACTTACTTATCTCTGCTTTTTGCAGCTTTATTAATTGATCATTACTTCATTTGA
- the ispE gene encoding 4-(cytidine 5'-diphospho)-2-C-methyl-D-erythritol kinase — MMRNVIELRCPAKLNLFLHIVGRRDDGYHLLQSVFQLIDWCDVLTLRHIPENAVRRIDPIPGVPPAEDLVVQAAQLLKDFCKTESGVEISLNKHIPMGAGLGGGSSDAASTLIGLNALWDLDLSIATLCQLGLKLGADVPFFIFGQNAFVEGVGEKLQAISLETQDFVVIFPNQGIATAQIFQDPQLTRDHAPITIDRFLASPSSYQSNDCQAVAVQKCPEVKQALDWIYKTVPNSAPCMSGSGSSVFAALEPKTDIANLENLLQNLPKGWIGRIVRGLNKNPAYNLISSD; from the coding sequence ATGATGCGTAATGTAATAGAACTACGTTGCCCGGCAAAGCTCAATCTTTTTCTACACATTGTTGGGCGCCGTGATGATGGCTACCACCTTCTGCAATCCGTTTTTCAACTGATTGATTGGTGCGATGTCCTCACCCTAAGGCATATTCCAGAGAATGCGGTTCGCCGGATTGATCCCATCCCAGGCGTCCCCCCTGCAGAGGATTTAGTAGTTCAAGCCGCCCAACTATTAAAAGATTTCTGCAAGACTGAGTCCGGCGTCGAAATCAGCCTCAATAAACATATTCCTATGGGTGCTGGTTTAGGTGGCGGATCTTCAGATGCTGCATCCACCCTCATCGGACTTAATGCGCTTTGGGATCTGGATCTTAGTATCGCTACGCTTTGCCAACTTGGCCTAAAGCTTGGGGCTGATGTGCCATTTTTCATCTTTGGCCAAAATGCCTTTGTTGAGGGGGTTGGTGAGAAATTACAAGCCATCTCCTTGGAAACCCAGGACTTTGTGGTGATCTTCCCGAACCAGGGAATCGCCACTGCTCAGATTTTTCAAGACCCTCAATTGACCCGAGATCACGCTCCGATTACAATAGATCGCTTTCTTGCATCGCCAAGCTCATATCAGTCAAATGATTGCCAGGCAGTAGCGGTGCAGAAATGTCCTGAAGTGAAGCAAGCATTAGATTGGATTTACAAGACAGTGCCAAATTCGGCACCTTGCATGTCCGGCTCTGGAAGTAGCGTTTTTGCCGCCTTAGAACCTAAGACGGACATCGCAAATCTGGAAAATCTTCTGCAAAATCTTCCAAAAGGATGGATAGGTCGAATTGTTCGAGGGCTAAATAAAAATCCCGCTTACAATTTGATTTCTTCAGATTGA
- a CDS encoding pitrilysin family protein gives MRSTLLRFSFSLMFCCSSAWAATDAGQANTHEFQLSNGLKLIVREDHRAPTVAHMVWYRAGSMDEVNGKTGVAHVLEHMMFKGTHKVKSGEFSRLVAAVGGRENAFTSRDYTAYFQQVEKSKLDEVLKLEADRMSNLNFDDAEFLKEIQVVMEERRLRTEDNPSSLLNESLMASAYMSSPYRHPVVGWMNDLINMKAADARDWYRRWYKPNNATVVIAGDVDPKVILQAVEKYYGVASARELPERKPQIEPPQKGIKRVQVKAPADSAQLAMAWKVPKLQVGMLEDDEPYALELLAAVLDGYDNARLNRALVKQERVVNDVGVGYDMISRGPELFLISTSMAKGKTVEQAESSIRRALKEVADKGILESELKRIKVRILSDQIYKRDSIFGQAMEIGSTEMAGFSWRDIDVMLEKMQTITPAQVQAVAKKYLVDEGLTIAILDPQARQSGESKQGGNHAAK, from the coding sequence ATGCGCTCCACTTTATTGCGTTTTTCTTTCTCTTTGATGTTCTGCTGCTCCAGTGCCTGGGCGGCCACAGATGCAGGTCAAGCAAATACCCACGAGTTTCAACTTTCTAACGGTCTTAAGTTGATTGTGCGTGAGGATCACCGTGCGCCAACGGTAGCACACATGGTTTGGTATCGCGCTGGCTCCATGGATGAAGTAAACGGTAAGACCGGAGTAGCTCATGTGTTGGAACATATGATGTTTAAGGGAACTCACAAAGTAAAGTCAGGCGAATTCTCTCGTTTGGTTGCGGCTGTAGGCGGTCGGGAAAATGCCTTTACCTCTCGCGACTACACAGCCTATTTTCAGCAGGTTGAAAAGTCCAAGCTAGATGAGGTATTGAAGCTAGAGGCAGACCGCATGTCCAATCTCAATTTTGATGATGCGGAGTTTTTGAAAGAAATTCAGGTGGTGATGGAAGAGCGCCGACTACGCACTGAAGATAATCCAAGCAGCCTACTCAATGAATCACTTATGGCTAGCGCTTACATGAGCTCGCCTTATCGTCATCCGGTAGTGGGCTGGATGAATGACCTCATAAATATGAAAGCTGCCGATGCACGTGATTGGTATCGCAGATGGTACAAACCCAATAACGCAACAGTGGTGATTGCAGGCGATGTTGATCCTAAAGTCATTTTACAAGCAGTTGAAAAATATTATGGCGTTGCTTCTGCAAGAGAGTTACCTGAGCGCAAGCCGCAGATTGAACCTCCGCAAAAAGGCATTAAGCGAGTGCAGGTCAAAGCACCCGCCGATAGTGCGCAACTGGCAATGGCGTGGAAAGTTCCTAAGTTGCAAGTGGGTATGCTAGAGGATGATGAGCCTTATGCCTTGGAGCTTTTGGCTGCAGTGCTCGATGGTTATGACAATGCTCGCCTGAATCGGGCTTTGGTGAAGCAGGAGCGCGTGGTGAATGATGTGGGCGTCGGTTACGACATGATCTCCAGGGGCCCAGAGCTCTTCTTAATTAGTACCAGTATGGCTAAAGGCAAAACAGTAGAGCAGGCTGAGAGCAGTATTCGAAGGGCTTTAAAAGAAGTTGCTGATAAGGGAATTTTGGAGTCCGAACTCAAGCGTATCAAGGTACGTATTCTGTCCGATCAAATTTATAAGCGCGATTCAATCTTTGGTCAGGCAATGGAAATCGGCAGCACGGAGATGGCGGGATTCTCCTGGCGAGACATTGATGTGATGCTGGAGAAAATGCAAACGATTACTCCTGCGCAAGTCCAAGCCGTTGCAAAAAAATATTTAGTCGATGAGGGGCTTACCATTGCGATATTAGATCCGCAGGCGCGTCAGTCAGGTGAGAGTAAGCAAGGAGGCAATCATGCCGCTAAATAA
- the coaD gene encoding pantetheine-phosphate adenylyltransferase: protein MTVAVYPGTFDPFTRGHEDLVRRASSIFGELIVGVADSRSKRPFFTLDERIEIAKEVLGHYSNVKIVGFTGLLKDFAREHNARVIVRGLRAVSDFEYEFQMAGMNRYLLPDVETLFLTPSDQYQFISGTFVREIASMGGDVSKFVFPSVEKWLAKKIEANKSKE from the coding sequence ATGACTGTTGCTGTATACCCTGGAACATTTGATCCTTTTACTCGTGGTCACGAGGACTTGGTGCGTCGCGCCTCAAGCATTTTTGGCGAGCTCATTGTTGGCGTTGCCGATAGCCGTAGCAAACGCCCTTTCTTTACATTAGATGAGCGCATTGAGATTGCTAAAGAAGTCCTTGGTCATTATTCCAATGTGAAGATTGTTGGTTTTACGGGATTATTAAAAGACTTTGCGCGTGAACATAATGCGCGTGTAATTGTGCGTGGTCTTCGTGCAGTCTCTGATTTTGAGTATGAATTTCAGATGGCTGGTATGAATCGCTATCTATTACCCGATGTTGAAACATTATTCTTGACGCCATCAGATCAATACCAATTTATTTCTGGAACCTTTGTTCGTGAGATTGCTTCGATGGGTGGAGATGTGAGTAAGTTTGTATTCCCATCTGTAGAAAAGTGGTTGGCCAAAAAGATCGAAGCGAATAAGAGCAAAGAGTAG
- a CDS encoding 50S ribosomal protein L25/general stress protein Ctc produces MKVVAFERSVQGTGASRRLRNSGKTPGIIYGGKDAATVIELDHNALFHALRKEAFHSSILDLEIGGKAQKVLLRDYQMHPFKPLVLHIDFQRVSATEKVHMRVPLHFTNAETSAAVKLQGAVISHISTELEVSCLPADLPEFIEVDLNKIEVGHGIHAKDIALPKGVSLVLHIEQENPVLANARIPAVKSADTEAAPAAAAAPAAEAPKDKA; encoded by the coding sequence ATGAAAGTAGTAGCCTTTGAAAGAAGCGTACAGGGAACGGGTGCGAGCCGCCGTCTGCGCAACTCCGGTAAAACTCCGGGCATTATCTACGGCGGTAAAGACGCCGCCACAGTAATTGAGTTGGATCACAACGCACTGTTCCATGCTCTCCGTAAGGAAGCATTCCACTCATCTATCCTTGATCTCGAAATCGGCGGCAAAGCACAAAAAGTGTTGTTGCGCGATTACCAGATGCACCCATTTAAGCCTTTGGTACTGCACATCGACTTCCAGCGCGTTTCTGCAACTGAGAAAGTTCACATGCGCGTTCCATTGCACTTCACCAACGCTGAGACTTCAGCTGCAGTGAAATTGCAAGGCGCTGTAATTAGCCACATCTCAACTGAATTGGAAGTTTCTTGCTTACCAGCAGACTTGCCAGAGTTCATTGAAGTGGACTTGAACAAGATTGAAGTTGGTCATGGTATCCATGCCAAGGACATCGCATTGCCAAAAGGCGTTTCTTTGGTATTGCATATTGAACAAGAAAACCCAGTATTAGCTAACGCACGTATCCCAGCAGTGAAATCTGCCGATACTGAAGCTGCTCCTGCAGCTGCCGCGGCTCCTGCGGCTGAAGCTCCAAAGGATAAAGCTTAA
- the pth gene encoding aminoacyl-tRNA hydrolase, producing the protein MTKLIVGLGNPGEEHIEDRHNAGFWFVDALAKQLSARFETEKRFHGKVAKAKWEGEDLFLLKPSTYMNLSGQAVGALCRFHKVTPQDVLVVQDELDLKPGTARIKLGGGTGGHNGLKDIQAHLGTPEYWRLRLGIGHPRDLAAEGARVMDVADYVLRRPLQAEQKQIDASIEDGLRILPLFFKGDAQAAMLELHSKTH; encoded by the coding sequence ATGACTAAATTAATTGTTGGCCTCGGCAATCCAGGTGAAGAACACATAGAAGATCGGCACAACGCTGGCTTCTGGTTTGTTGACGCCCTCGCCAAACAATTGAGCGCTCGCTTTGAAACTGAAAAGCGATTTCATGGAAAAGTAGCGAAGGCTAAATGGGAAGGTGAAGATCTTTTCCTACTCAAACCCAGCACTTACATGAATCTCAGCGGTCAAGCTGTAGGGGCATTGTGTCGCTTTCATAAAGTTACCCCCCAAGACGTGCTGGTGGTACAGGATGAGCTCGATCTCAAGCCTGGTACTGCACGCATCAAACTCGGCGGCGGTACTGGCGGGCACAATGGATTAAAGGATATTCAAGCTCATCTAGGAACGCCTGAATATTGGCGTCTGCGCTTGGGTATTGGTCATCCGCGCGACCTTGCTGCAGAGGGTGCGCGAGTGATGGATGTAGCGGACTATGTTTTGAGAAGGCCTTTGCAGGCAGAGCAAAAACAGATTGATGCCAGCATTGAAGACGGTTTGCGAATTCTGCCCTTATTTTTTAAGGGCGATGCTCAGGCAGCGATGCTGGAGCTACATTCAAAAACGCATTAG
- a CDS encoding pitrilysin family protein yields the protein MPLNKFIKQVALTVVLFGGAITSTYAILPIEKLESVKGAQAYLVQTKALPMVDIEISVDAGDRYDPAAKSGLATVVGQLMNYGAKSEKGFLTEAQIADEIADLGANLGVSVSGERAVMRIRTLSRQDLRDRAVQLASAMLSAPTYDAKILAREKQRMTTALLESETKPESVLDRRFRKSVYGNYPLAHSPTVQSISNISAADLQQFHKQFYRGDRMIVSIVGDVSKTEAAEIVQGLLQRVPQSSPAITKLPEFERSPVEPLSQREVTIPFDSQQAHIAMGMTAVTRSNPDYFPLLVGNYVLGGGGFVSRLMSEVREKRGLAYSVFSYFAPGKDVGIFQAGLQTKNDQAALALDVMSSTIAQFIADGPTQSELDAAKANLMNGYPLRIDNNRKLLDNVSSIAWNNLPLDTMEIWTKQVEAVSLEQVKAAFQKYLAMDRMKIVVLGARNK from the coding sequence ATGCCGCTAAATAAATTCATTAAACAAGTTGCTCTTACGGTAGTGCTGTTTGGTGGAGCCATCACTTCAACGTATGCAATATTGCCGATTGAAAAACTAGAGTCTGTCAAGGGTGCGCAAGCCTATCTCGTTCAAACCAAAGCCCTACCCATGGTCGATATTGAAATCAGTGTTGATGCGGGTGATCGCTATGACCCAGCAGCAAAGAGTGGTTTAGCCACTGTGGTTGGGCAACTCATGAACTATGGCGCTAAGTCTGAGAAGGGATTCCTAACTGAAGCACAGATTGCTGATGAGATTGCTGACCTTGGTGCAAACCTCGGCGTTTCTGTTAGTGGTGAGCGTGCTGTGATGCGTATCCGGACTCTGAGTCGTCAAGATTTACGTGACCGCGCTGTTCAATTAGCATCGGCCATGTTGAGCGCGCCTACTTACGATGCCAAAATATTGGCACGCGAGAAGCAAAGAATGACTACTGCGTTATTGGAGTCGGAGACTAAACCAGAATCAGTTCTGGATCGTCGTTTTAGAAAATCGGTTTATGGAAACTATCCATTAGCTCATTCACCAACAGTGCAAAGTATTAGCAATATCAGTGCAGCAGATCTACAGCAATTTCATAAACAGTTTTACCGTGGTGATCGCATGATTGTGAGCATCGTCGGTGATGTGAGCAAGACTGAGGCTGCTGAAATTGTTCAAGGTTTATTGCAAAGAGTGCCTCAGTCCAGTCCTGCTATTACCAAGTTGCCAGAGTTTGAGCGTTCACCAGTGGAGCCTTTAAGTCAACGCGAAGTCACCATTCCATTTGATTCGCAGCAAGCGCATATCGCTATGGGAATGACTGCTGTAACCCGCAGCAACCCGGATTATTTTCCATTGCTAGTTGGCAACTATGTCTTGGGCGGCGGCGGTTTTGTATCGCGTCTCATGTCAGAAGTTCGAGAGAAGCGCGGACTTGCTTATAGCGTATTTAGTTATTTTGCTCCTGGCAAGGATGTGGGTATATTTCAGGCGGGCTTACAGACTAAGAATGATCAGGCTGCCCTGGCTCTCGATGTCATGAGCTCCACCATTGCGCAATTTATTGCTGATGGCCCCACACAATCTGAGCTCGATGCTGCCAAGGCGAATTTAATGAATGGCTATCCTTTGAGAATCGATAACAACCGTAAGTTGCTAGATAACGTTTCCTCAATTGCTTGGAATAATTTGCCGCTCGATACGATGGAGATTTGGACTAAGCAGGTGGAGGCGGTGAGCTTGGAGCAAGTTAAGGCGGCATTCCAAAAATACTTAGCCATGGATAGGATGAAGATTGTGGTCTTAGGAGCAAGAAATAAATAA
- a CDS encoding SCO family protein: MMSLIGLALMACSPKQSFKNVDITGSKKFGTDFTLVDPDGKVRTLADFKGKAVVIFFGYTQCPDVCPTTLTEMQQVMTLLGPQADKVQVLFVTVDPERDSASILKQYVPAFDSRFLGLRPADEAALEKVTKDFMIYYKKVPGSSPGSYTMDHTAGSYVFDPEGHLRLYIKHAQGAETLAQDLKELLK; encoded by the coding sequence ATGATGTCGCTCATTGGCTTAGCTTTAATGGCTTGCAGTCCGAAGCAGAGCTTTAAGAATGTGGATATCACTGGTAGCAAGAAATTTGGTACAGACTTTACTTTGGTCGATCCCGATGGAAAGGTCAGAACATTAGCTGACTTTAAAGGTAAGGCAGTGGTGATATTTTTTGGTTACACGCAGTGTCCGGACGTTTGTCCTACTACGCTAACTGAGATGCAGCAGGTCATGACTTTGCTGGGTCCTCAGGCAGATAAAGTGCAGGTGCTATTTGTCACAGTGGATCCTGAGCGAGACAGCGCAAGCATTCTGAAGCAGTATGTGCCTGCATTTGATTCCCGTTTCTTGGGCTTGCGTCCAGCGGATGAAGCCGCACTAGAAAAGGTCACCAAAGACTTTATGATTTATTACAAGAAGGTGCCCGGATCTAGCCCTGGTTCGTACACTATGGATCACACAGCAGGTAGCTATGTTTTTGATCCAGAGGGCCATTTGCGTCTTTACATCAAGCATGCGCAAGGTGCTGAGACCCTGGCGCAAGACTTGAAGGAACTGCTGAAGTAA
- the ftsY gene encoding signal recognition particle-docking protein FtsY — protein sequence MFGLRKTLGSLFKSNQTDEAWFDTLEESLILSDVGLPTTEQLISKLRKAAKSENINSPEELKQLLIQEVATLLRPLEPNPNPLYVHEQKTMPEVWLVIGVNGAGKTTTIGKLCKLFQSQGKSVLLAAGDTFRAAARNQLLEWGGRNQVDVIMQESGDAAAVAHDAIHAAISRKSDILIIDTAGRLATQEHLMEELKKVKRVIGKALPGAPHQTLLVLDGNTGQNGLSQVKAFHGALGLSALIVTKLDGTAKGGVICALAHTLKEGHIPAVLALGKGEGIDDLAPFTAAQYSSELFN from the coding sequence ATGTTCGGCCTACGTAAAACCCTCGGATCCCTATTCAAATCCAATCAGACTGATGAGGCCTGGTTTGATACCTTAGAAGAATCGCTCATTCTGAGTGACGTGGGCCTTCCTACGACTGAACAATTAATCAGCAAACTTCGTAAAGCTGCTAAATCAGAAAATATCAATAGCCCGGAAGAGCTGAAACAATTACTAATCCAAGAGGTTGCGACCCTTCTAAGGCCTTTGGAACCAAACCCCAATCCTTTGTATGTGCATGAGCAAAAGACCATGCCAGAGGTGTGGCTAGTTATCGGCGTGAATGGTGCAGGGAAGACCACCACCATCGGTAAGCTGTGCAAACTCTTTCAGTCCCAAGGTAAATCTGTCTTACTGGCGGCAGGCGATACTTTTCGAGCAGCAGCCCGTAACCAGCTCCTGGAATGGGGTGGCCGCAATCAAGTCGACGTCATCATGCAAGAGAGTGGTGATGCTGCGGCGGTGGCACATGATGCTATTCATGCGGCAATCTCGCGTAAGAGCGATATTTTGATTATTGATACCGCAGGTAGGTTGGCCACGCAAGAACACCTGATGGAAGAATTGAAGAAGGTGAAAAGGGTGATCGGCAAGGCCCTTCCTGGGGCGCCTCACCAGACTTTGCTCGTTCTTGATGGCAATACTGGTCAAAACGGTTTAAGCCAAGTTAAGGCCTTTCATGGGGCTTTAGGGCTCTCAGCCTTAATCGTGACTAAATTAGATGGCACGGCAAAAGGTGGGGTTATCTGTGCACTCGCCCACACCCTCAAAGAGGGGCATATTCCAGCGGTTTTAGCTTTGGGCAAAGGTGAAGGAATTGATGATTTAGCCCCTTTCACTGCCGCCCAATATTCTTCTGAATTATTCAATTAA
- a CDS encoding ribose-phosphate pyrophosphokinase: MNADLLTLFTGNANPVLAHAVAKELNLPMGKAFVGRFSDGEIQVEIQENVRGKNVVVIQSTCAPTNDSLMELMIMIDALKRASASRITAVIPYFGYARQDRRPRSARVAISARIVANMLQSVAGIERVLTMDLHADQIQGFFDIPVDNIYASPVLLADLEAQKTKKDLIIVSPDIGGVVRARAMAKQLGTDLAIIDKRRPKANVSEVMHLIGEVEGRHCVIMDDIIDTGGTLCKAAEALKERGAKGVTAYCTHAVLSGGAVARIAASELDELVVTDTIPLTPEAMKVAKIRQLSVAPILAETLSRISKGDSVMSMFAE; encoded by the coding sequence ATGAACGCTGATTTACTGACTCTTTTCACAGGTAATGCAAATCCGGTTTTGGCTCACGCGGTAGCTAAAGAGCTCAATCTGCCAATGGGAAAAGCATTTGTTGGTCGATTTTCTGATGGTGAAATTCAGGTAGAAATTCAAGAAAACGTTCGCGGTAAAAACGTTGTTGTTATCCAGTCCACTTGCGCTCCAACAAACGATAGTTTGATGGAACTCATGATCATGATTGATGCCCTCAAGCGAGCATCGGCAAGCCGTATAACCGCAGTGATCCCTTACTTCGGTTACGCCAGACAAGACCGTCGCCCGCGCTCAGCTCGGGTTGCCATCTCCGCTAGAATCGTCGCAAATATGCTCCAGTCCGTTGCCGGTATTGAGCGTGTTTTGACTATGGACCTTCATGCTGACCAAATTCAGGGCTTCTTTGATATTCCAGTAGATAACATTTATGCGTCCCCAGTGCTCTTGGCTGATCTAGAAGCCCAAAAGACTAAAAAAGACCTCATCATTGTTTCTCCAGACATCGGCGGCGTGGTTCGCGCCCGTGCGATGGCCAAGCAATTGGGCACAGATTTGGCGATTATTGATAAACGTCGTCCTAAGGCAAACGTATCAGAAGTAATGCACCTTATCGGCGAAGTAGAGGGTCGCCATTGCGTCATCATGGATGACATCATTGATACCGGCGGAACGCTCTGTAAGGCTGCTGAAGCGCTTAAAGAGCGTGGTGCTAAGGGTGTCACTGCCTACTGTACTCATGCCGTACTTTCAGGTGGTGCTGTTGCTCGGATTGCCGCTTCTGAATTAGACGAATTAGTCGTTACTGACACCATTCCATTGACCCCAGAGGCAATGAAAGTGGCAAAAATTCGTCAATTAAGTGTTGCCCCCATACTCGCTGAGACCCTTTCTCGCATTAGCAAGGGTGATTCAGTGATGTCGATGTTCGCTGAATAA
- a CDS encoding YfhL family 4Fe-4S dicluster ferredoxin produces the protein MALMITDECINCDVCEPECPNDAIYMGLEIYEIDPNKCTECVGHYDAPQCQQVCPVDCIPLNPAFSENQTQLMVKYQALTAAKKALATK, from the coding sequence ATGGCCTTAATGATTACGGACGAATGCATCAATTGCGATGTGTGTGAGCCTGAATGTCCAAATGATGCAATCTATATGGGTCTAGAGATCTATGAGATTGATCCCAATAAATGCACTGAATGTGTGGGTCATTACGATGCGCCCCAGTGTCAGCAGGTTTGTCCAGTTGACTGTATTCCACTCAACCCTGCATTCTCAGAAAATCAGACGCAGCTCATGGTGAAGTATCAAGCCTTAACTGCTGCCAAAAAAGCCCTAGCTACAAAGTAG
- the rsmD gene encoding 16S rRNA (guanine(966)-N(2))-methyltransferase RsmD: protein MNKLARAASLGKRLEPPQKIRIIGGVWRSRLLSVLDLPGLRPSTDRVRETLFNWLGQDLVGLSCLDLFAGTGALGFEAASRHAHSVTLIEKDKKAHAKLLANFALLQSSPAPGSVQILHRDSLEFLKQQANRSSHLIFIDPPFQEEGLLNQALIEASRVCDDSAGGGIYVEFPSSRSREQIEALVPEWHCGKYLEAGQVKACLFRSKRD from the coding sequence ATAAATAAGCTAGCAAGGGCCGCTTCATTAGGTAAGCGTTTAGAGCCTCCGCAGAAAATTCGCATTATTGGTGGAGTGTGGCGCAGTCGTTTGTTGAGTGTGCTGGATCTGCCCGGTTTACGTCCAAGCACGGATCGCGTTCGTGAGACTTTGTTTAATTGGCTTGGTCAGGATCTAGTCGGCTTGAGTTGTCTAGATTTGTTTGCAGGAACTGGCGCCTTAGGTTTTGAGGCGGCATCACGACATGCTCATTCAGTGACCTTAATAGAGAAGGATAAGAAGGCCCATGCCAAGCTTTTGGCAAACTTTGCTTTGCTACAGTCATCCCCCGCTCCTGGATCAGTACAGATTTTGCATAGAGACAGTTTGGAGTTTCTCAAGCAACAGGCCAATCGCTCTAGCCATTTGATATTTATTGACCCACCCTTCCAGGAGGAGGGCTTATTAAATCAAGCCCTGATAGAGGCGTCTCGCGTTTGTGATGATAGTGCCGGAGGTGGTATTTACGTCGAGTTTCCGTCTAGTCGCTCACGTGAGCAGATTGAGGCTTTGGTACCCGAATGGCATTGTGGAAAATACTTAGAGGCTGGGCAAGTAAAAGCTTGTCTATTTCGCTCCAAGAGGGACTAA